The Pseudomonas triclosanedens genome has a window encoding:
- a CDS encoding CopD family protein yields the protein MTPFAPVYALHVLAALVWVGGMFFAWMVLRPAAVAALEPPARLKLWLEVFPRFFRWVWAAVVLLPVTGMGMMHLSYSGMAAAPRYVQVMMGLYVAMLALFVRIQALQLPELRRAVDAQDWPAGGAALGKIRRTVGINLLIGMALVAFVAARPHW from the coding sequence ATGACACCCTTTGCCCCCGTCTATGCCCTGCACGTCCTGGCCGCCCTGGTCTGGGTCGGCGGGATGTTCTTCGCCTGGATGGTGCTGCGCCCGGCGGCCGTCGCAGCGCTGGAGCCACCGGCAAGACTGAAGCTCTGGCTGGAAGTGTTCCCGCGTTTCTTCCGCTGGGTTTGGGCGGCGGTGGTGCTGCTGCCGGTAACCGGCATGGGCATGATGCACCTGAGCTACAGCGGTATGGCCGCCGCACCGCGTTATGTCCAGGTAATGATGGGCTTGTATGTGGCGATGCTGGCGCTGTTCGTGCGCATCCAGGCACTGCAACTGCCGGAACTGCGCCGCGCGGTGGACGCGCAGGACTGGCCGGCTGGCGGCGCCGCGCTGGGCAAGATCCGCCGCACCGTAGGCATCAACCTGCTGATCGGCATGGCACTGGTGGCTTTCGTCGCCGCACGTCCACACTGGTAA
- the dinG gene encoding ATP-dependent DNA helicase DinG → MLSTELKATIQGAYTRFLEAKELKPRYGQRLMIAEVAKVLGTIDSDEEGHRLGDAAVVAVEAGTGTGKTVAYSLAAIACAKAAGKRLVIATATVALQEQIVHKDLPDLLRNSGLSFSFALAKGRGRYMCLSKLDHLLQEGQAQSATAQLFEEEGFRIDVDETSSKLFNQMIERLAGNRWDGDRDSWPEAIEDTQWAQVTTDHSQCTNRHCPNFQQCAFYKAREGMTKVDVIVTNHDLVLADLALGGGAILPDPRDTIYVFDEGHHLPDKAIGHFAHFTRLHATADWLGQVEKNLTKLLAQNPLPGDLGRLIEQVPELARDLRTHQQFMFTACEEIGDFRAGEDMEGRERPRHRFEGGVIPEHIREMGIELKKGFSRLTDLFTRLTELLKEAMSGEGSVGIASHQAEEWYPLFGSLLARAQGNWELWTAFTCEDPQDSPPMARWLTLAESGSYYDIEANASPILAAEALRRNLWNVAYGVLVTSATLTALGTFDRYRMRAGLPRAAVTAVVPSPFHHADAGVLRVPDLKADPRDAAAHTAAIVRELPAMLEGARGSLVLFASRKQMQEVFDGLERDWRKRVLIQGNLSKQETLNKHKSRVDDGETSVLFGLASFAEGVDLPGAYCEHVVIAKIPFAVPDDPVEAALSEWIEARGGNPFMEIAVPDASLRLVQACGRLLRTEQDRGTISLLDRRVVTQRYGKAILNALPPFRREIA, encoded by the coding sequence ATGCTCAGCACCGAACTCAAGGCCACGATCCAGGGCGCCTACACGCGCTTCCTCGAGGCGAAGGAACTCAAGCCACGCTACGGCCAGCGTTTGATGATCGCCGAAGTGGCCAAGGTCCTCGGCACCATCGACAGCGACGAAGAAGGCCATCGTCTGGGCGATGCCGCGGTGGTCGCCGTCGAGGCGGGAACCGGTACTGGCAAGACCGTTGCCTACAGCCTCGCCGCCATCGCGTGCGCCAAGGCCGCCGGCAAGCGCCTGGTGATCGCCACCGCCACCGTCGCCCTGCAGGAGCAGATCGTCCACAAGGACCTGCCCGACCTGCTGCGCAACAGCGGCCTGTCCTTCAGCTTCGCCCTGGCCAAGGGGCGCGGGCGCTACATGTGCCTGTCCAAGCTCGATCACCTGCTGCAGGAAGGACAGGCGCAAAGCGCCACCGCGCAGTTGTTCGAGGAAGAGGGCTTCCGCATCGACGTGGACGAAACCTCCAGCAAGCTGTTCAACCAGATGATCGAGCGCCTGGCCGGCAACCGCTGGGATGGCGACCGTGATTCCTGGCCCGAGGCCATCGAGGACACGCAGTGGGCGCAGGTCACCACTGATCACAGCCAGTGCACCAATCGCCATTGTCCGAACTTCCAGCAATGTGCCTTCTACAAGGCACGCGAGGGCATGACCAAGGTCGACGTGATCGTCACCAACCATGACCTGGTGCTGGCCGACCTCGCCCTGGGTGGCGGCGCGATCCTGCCCGACCCGCGCGATACCATCTACGTGTTCGACGAAGGCCATCACCTGCCGGACAAGGCGATCGGCCACTTCGCCCACTTCACCCGTCTGCATGCCACCGCCGACTGGCTGGGCCAGGTGGAAAAGAACCTGACCAAGCTTCTGGCGCAGAACCCGCTGCCTGGCGACCTCGGCCGGCTGATCGAACAGGTGCCGGAACTGGCCCGCGACCTGCGCACCCACCAGCAGTTCATGTTCACCGCCTGCGAGGAAATCGGCGACTTCCGTGCCGGCGAAGACATGGAGGGCCGCGAGCGGCCACGCCATCGCTTCGAGGGAGGGGTGATCCCCGAGCACATCCGCGAGATGGGCATCGAGCTGAAGAAGGGCTTCTCCAGGCTCACCGATCTCTTTACCCGCCTGACCGAGCTGCTCAAGGAAGCCATGTCCGGGGAGGGCAGCGTCGGTATCGCCAGCCACCAGGCCGAGGAATGGTATCCGCTGTTCGGCAGCCTGCTGGCGCGTGCCCAGGGCAACTGGGAGCTGTGGACCGCCTTCACCTGCGAAGACCCGCAAGACAGCCCGCCGATGGCGCGCTGGCTGACCCTCGCCGAGAGCGGCAGCTACTACGACATCGAAGCCAACGCCAGCCCGATCCTCGCCGCCGAGGCCTTGCGCCGCAACCTGTGGAACGTCGCCTACGGCGTACTGGTGACATCCGCGACCCTCACCGCGCTGGGCACCTTCGACCGCTACCGGATGCGCGCTGGCTTGCCGCGCGCGGCAGTGACCGCCGTGGTGCCGAGCCCCTTCCACCATGCCGATGCCGGCGTGCTGCGTGTGCCGGATCTCAAGGCCGACCCCCGCGATGCGGCAGCGCACACCGCCGCCATCGTCCGCGAGTTGCCGGCGATGCTCGAAGGTGCGCGTGGCTCGCTGGTGCTGTTCGCTTCGCGCAAACAGATGCAGGAGGTATTCGACGGCCTGGAGCGGGACTGGCGCAAGCGCGTGCTGATCCAGGGCAACCTGTCCAAGCAGGAGACTCTGAACAAGCACAAATCCCGCGTGGACGATGGTGAAACCAGCGTGCTGTTCGGCCTGGCCAGTTTCGCCGAGGGTGTCGACCTGCCGGGTGCCTACTGCGAGCACGTGGTGATTGCCAAGATTCCCTTCGCCGTGCCGGACGACCCGGTGGAAGCGGCGCTCTCGGAGTGGATCGAGGCGCGCGGCGGCAATCCGTTCATGGAGATCGCCGTGCCGGACGCTTCGCTGCGACTGGTGCAGGCCTGTGGGCGCCTGCTGCGTACCGAGCAGGACAGGGGCACCATCAGCCTCTTGGATCGACGCGTAGTGACGCAGCGCTACGGCAAGGCCATCCTCAATGCGCTGCCCCCGTTCCGCCGTGAAATCGCATGA
- a CDS encoding beta-galactosidase: MIASRWHLPLLLSLAIASTPAVAAGSNDTLFNFVKPMAVVSISTQNADLPSATAEATPEGEILRRVNFNPAPQPTLRLAPASGSWDWSQADSMSLRIQNAMGWAITLEVEIEGVGGAPGLHASIALPPGPAQTLLVPLRATAPENFGMRAGVPMPVMLDGQRLLLAAKVTGELNRSQVGAVKIYLNAPKAAQDILVGRFGTYAGGDEWHKAYTGIVDGFGQASRGDWPEKVKSAEQLASAWKAEGEQLKKWQPEPGRDAFGGLLDGPAFESTGFFRTEKRNGRWWLVTPEGHSFWSLGVNAVNADSSQTYVEGREYMFSSLPKEGDPLAAFYGQRDDRSGVGAQQGRAFGNGRWYDFYAANRFRADGGLTGDAAAAAWQERTLQRLGAWGFNTLGDWSDPAFAEVPRMPYSVPLSISGDYATVSTGYDWWGAMPDPFDPRFAMAAERAIAIAARDHREDAWLLGYYADNELAWAGRGDDAQARYALAFGALKLSTDSPAKRAFIKQLKDKYKEHEALAEAWGVPLGAWEDIDAPGYQAPQPDDAHPAIAEDYSAFLRLYADQYFKTLKDSLKWHAPNHLLLGPRFAVSTPEALASCAQYCDVLSFNLYVPLPQQGFDADYVRSLDKPVLITEFHFGSRDRGPFWGGVAEVYNEQQRGEAYQRFLAEAAKQPNIVGAHWFQYLDQPVTGRLLDGENGHIGLVGITDLPFTGFVEAVRKANLQTRKVIDDQARAAAKAPPEPEPNPAPSDDDGNDEEQADSQ; the protein is encoded by the coding sequence ATGATCGCTTCGCGTTGGCATCTGCCGCTGCTGCTCAGTCTGGCCATCGCCAGTACCCCGGCCGTTGCGGCTGGCAGCAATGACACCCTGTTCAACTTCGTCAAGCCGATGGCGGTGGTCAGCATTTCCACGCAGAACGCCGACCTGCCCAGCGCCACGGCCGAGGCCACGCCCGAGGGCGAAATCCTCCGACGGGTGAACTTCAATCCCGCGCCGCAACCGACCTTGCGCCTGGCACCCGCCAGCGGTAGCTGGGATTGGTCCCAGGCCGACAGCATGAGCCTGCGCATCCAGAACGCGATGGGTTGGGCGATCACCCTGGAAGTCGAGATCGAAGGCGTGGGCGGCGCGCCGGGCCTGCATGCGAGTATCGCGTTGCCGCCAGGCCCGGCGCAGACCCTGCTGGTTCCGCTGCGGGCGACCGCGCCGGAAAACTTCGGTATGCGCGCCGGCGTGCCGATGCCGGTGATGCTGGATGGGCAGCGTCTGCTGCTGGCCGCCAAGGTGACGGGTGAGTTGAATCGCAGCCAGGTTGGCGCGGTGAAGATCTACCTGAATGCACCCAAGGCGGCGCAGGACATACTCGTCGGCCGCTTCGGCACCTACGCCGGTGGCGATGAGTGGCACAAGGCGTACACCGGTATCGTCGATGGTTTCGGCCAGGCCAGTCGGGGCGATTGGCCGGAGAAGGTGAAGAGTGCCGAGCAATTGGCCAGCGCCTGGAAGGCCGAAGGCGAACAACTGAAGAAATGGCAGCCGGAGCCCGGTCGCGACGCATTCGGCGGTCTGCTGGACGGCCCTGCCTTCGAGAGTACCGGCTTCTTCCGCACCGAAAAACGCAATGGCCGCTGGTGGCTGGTGACTCCAGAAGGCCATTCGTTCTGGTCGCTGGGCGTCAACGCGGTGAATGCCGACAGTAGCCAAACCTACGTCGAAGGCCGCGAATACATGTTCTCCAGTCTGCCGAAGGAAGGCGATCCGCTGGCTGCCTTCTACGGCCAGCGAGACGACCGTAGCGGTGTGGGCGCCCAGCAGGGCCGCGCCTTCGGCAATGGCCGCTGGTATGACTTCTATGCCGCCAACCGCTTCCGCGCCGATGGCGGGCTGACCGGTGATGCCGCGGCCGCCGCCTGGCAGGAGCGCACCCTCCAGCGCCTCGGCGCCTGGGGCTTCAATACCCTCGGCGACTGGAGCGATCCGGCGTTCGCCGAGGTGCCGCGCATGCCCTATAGCGTGCCGTTGTCGATCAGTGGCGACTACGCCACCGTCAGCACTGGCTATGACTGGTGGGGCGCCATGCCCGACCCGTTCGATCCGCGCTTTGCGATGGCCGCCGAGCGCGCCATCGCCATCGCTGCCCGCGACCATCGCGAGGATGCCTGGCTGCTTGGCTACTACGCCGACAACGAACTCGCCTGGGCCGGTCGTGGCGACGATGCCCAGGCTCGCTACGCGCTGGCCTTCGGCGCGCTGAAGCTGTCCACCGACAGCCCGGCCAAGCGGGCGTTCATCAAACAATTGAAAGACAAGTACAAGGAGCACGAGGCGCTCGCCGAAGCCTGGGGCGTGCCCCTCGGCGCCTGGGAAGATATCGACGCGCCGGGCTACCAGGCGCCGCAGCCGGATGACGCGCATCCGGCGATTGCCGAAGACTACAGCGCCTTCCTGCGGCTGTACGCCGACCAGTACTTCAAGACGCTGAAGGACTCGCTGAAGTGGCATGCACCGAACCACCTGTTGCTCGGTCCGCGTTTCGCCGTGAGCACGCCGGAGGCGCTGGCATCCTGCGCCCAGTACTGCGACGTTCTGAGCTTCAACCTCTATGTGCCGCTGCCGCAGCAGGGCTTCGACGCCGACTACGTGCGCAGCCTGGACAAGCCGGTGCTGATCACCGAGTTCCACTTCGGCTCCCGCGACCGTGGCCCTTTCTGGGGAGGCGTCGCCGAGGTCTACAACGAGCAGCAGCGCGGCGAAGCCTACCAGCGCTTCCTGGCCGAAGCGGCGAAGCAGCCGAACATCGTCGGCGCGCACTGGTTCCAGTATCTCGACCAGCCGGTAACCGGCCGCCTGCTCGATGGCGAGAACGGCCATATCGGCCTGGTGGGGATCACCGACCTGCCGTTCACCGGCTTCGTCGAGGCAGTGCGCAAGGCCAACCTGCAGACGCGCAAGGTCATCGATGATCAGGCGCGGGCGGCGGCGAAGGCGCCTCCGGAGCCCGAACCCAATCCCGCGCCTTCCGACGACGATGGCAACGACGAGGAGCAGGCCGACAGTCAATGA
- a CDS encoding serine hydrolase domain-containing protein, with protein sequence MTLHGHCDNRFTPVADAFSALFENPQERGAALCIEVGGERVVDLWAGSAGKEPGQDWQVDTLLNLFSCTKTFAAVAALQLVGEGKLDLDAPVARYWPEFGQAGKQDISVRQLLCHRAGLPAIHEQLAPEALYDWPTMTAALAAETPWWTPGAEHGYAPITYGWLVGEVIRRVDGREPGDAIVARTAAPLGLDFHIGLDDDEFYRVAHIARGKGNLGDAAAQRLLRTMMTEPAALSTRAFTNPPSILTSTNKPEWRRMQQPAANGHGNARSLAGFYSGLLQGRLLDEVLLAELTREHALGEDRTLLTCTRFGLGTMLDQPEVANATYGLGPQAFGHPGAGGSIGFADPERELAFGFVTNTLGPYVLMDPRAQKLARVVGDCL encoded by the coding sequence ATGACCCTGCACGGCCATTGCGATAACCGCTTCACCCCTGTTGCCGACGCCTTCAGCGCGCTGTTCGAGAATCCGCAGGAACGCGGTGCTGCGCTCTGCATCGAGGTGGGTGGCGAGAGGGTGGTCGACCTCTGGGCCGGCAGCGCGGGCAAGGAGCCGGGGCAGGACTGGCAGGTCGATACGCTGCTCAACCTGTTCTCCTGCACCAAGACCTTCGCCGCCGTTGCTGCGCTGCAATTGGTGGGGGAGGGCAAGCTCGACCTCGATGCGCCAGTGGCGCGCTACTGGCCGGAGTTCGGCCAGGCTGGCAAGCAGGACATCAGCGTGCGCCAGTTGCTTTGCCATCGCGCCGGCCTGCCGGCGATCCACGAGCAGTTGGCGCCTGAAGCGCTGTACGACTGGCCGACCATGACCGCCGCGCTCGCCGCCGAGACACCCTGGTGGACCCCCGGCGCGGAGCACGGCTACGCACCGATCACCTATGGCTGGCTGGTGGGGGAAGTGATCCGCCGCGTGGATGGCCGTGAACCGGGCGACGCCATCGTCGCGCGCACCGCCGCGCCGCTCGGCCTGGACTTCCACATCGGCCTGGATGACGACGAGTTTTACCGTGTGGCGCACATCGCCCGCGGCAAGGGCAATCTGGGCGACGCTGCGGCGCAGCGCCTGCTCAGGACCATGATGACCGAGCCGGCGGCGCTCTCTACCCGCGCTTTCACCAATCCGCCGTCGATACTCACCAGTACCAACAAGCCCGAATGGCGGCGCATGCAGCAGCCTGCGGCGAACGGTCACGGCAACGCGCGTTCGCTGGCGGGATTCTACAGTGGCCTGCTGCAAGGGCGGCTGCTCGACGAGGTGCTGCTCGCCGAGCTGACCCGCGAGCACGCGCTGGGTGAAGATCGAACTTTGTTGACTTGCACCCGTTTCGGGCTCGGGACCATGCTTGACCAGCCCGAAGTGGCCAACGCCACCTACGGTCTCGGCCCGCAGGCGTTTGGCCATCCGGGGGCTGGCGGCTCCATCGGCTTCGCCGATCCCGAGCGCGAGCTGGCTTTCGGTTTTGTCACCAACACCTTGGGTCCGTATGTGCTGATGGACCCTCGCGCGCAGAAACTGGCGCGTGTCGTCGGCGACTGCCTGTAA
- a CDS encoding OmpA family protein — protein MRLLKTSTLVLCIGLSACSQFQAKDQENTAAAPGAASSHWWWPFGAGNEVTAAAPAPEKKPVEAPKVAEAGSKQPGGHWWWPFGVSEGKAEADKATRPQNVQVSKEWLDQHEKTLRAAVAGSKFTVERRENALVLIAPVDGSFNPKRPELLLPVTLGPLGNVAKMLQNDPESGVLVLGHSDSSGDKTINDKVSLQRAQAVSSIFRLSGLGADRLRLKGVGSSLPRADNGSAEGRALNRRVEVLLTQRTSLLALAQNN, from the coding sequence ATGAGACTGCTCAAGACTTCGACTCTCGTCCTCTGCATCGGCCTTTCCGCCTGCAGCCAGTTCCAGGCCAAGGATCAGGAAAACACCGCCGCCGCGCCAGGCGCCGCCAGCAGCCATTGGTGGTGGCCGTTCGGTGCCGGCAACGAGGTTACCGCCGCTGCGCCTGCACCGGAGAAGAAGCCTGTCGAAGCGCCCAAGGTCGCCGAGGCTGGCAGCAAGCAGCCTGGCGGTCACTGGTGGTGGCCGTTCGGCGTGAGCGAGGGCAAGGCCGAGGCTGACAAGGCGACCAGGCCGCAGAACGTCCAGGTCAGCAAGGAGTGGCTGGACCAGCACGAGAAGACCCTGCGTGCCGCAGTGGCTGGCAGCAAGTTCACCGTCGAGCGCCGCGAAAACGCGCTGGTGCTGATCGCCCCGGTGGATGGCTCATTCAATCCTAAGCGCCCTGAGCTGCTGCTGCCGGTGACTCTCGGCCCGCTGGGCAACGTCGCCAAGATGCTGCAGAACGATCCGGAGAGTGGCGTGCTGGTGCTCGGTCACAGCGACAGCAGCGGCGACAAGACGATCAACGACAAGGTCAGCCTGCAACGCGCCCAGGCGGTATCGTCGATCTTCCGCCTCAGCGGCTTGGGCGCCGATCGCCTGCGCCTGAAGGGGGTCGGGTCAAGCCTGCCGCGCGCCGACAACGGCAGTGCCGAGGGGCGTGCGCTGAACCGCCGCGTGGAGGTGCTGCTGACCCAGCGCACCAGCCTGCTGGCGCTGGCGCAGAACAACTGA
- the pdxH gene encoding pyridoxamine 5'-phosphate oxidase codes for MAQTLADMRREYTRDGLSEAQAPAEPFGLFHQWFEEAVKTEQLPVEPNAMMLATVDADGQPHCRVLLLKGLDDRGFTFFSNYESAKGQQLGGNPRAAMTFFWPALERQVRIEGRVEKVSVEESAAYYRVRPLGSRLGAWASPQSRVIDGRGELEQLLADTEKRFADSAPSCPEFWGGYRLIPSRIEFWQGRTSRLHDRLNYRFENGAWVRERLAP; via the coding sequence ATGGCCCAGACACTGGCCGATATGCGGCGCGAATACACCCGTGACGGGTTGAGCGAAGCCCAGGCCCCGGCCGAACCGTTCGGCCTGTTTCACCAGTGGTTCGAGGAAGCGGTTAAGACCGAGCAGTTGCCGGTCGAGCCCAACGCGATGATGCTCGCCACCGTGGACGCCGACGGCCAGCCGCACTGTCGGGTACTCCTGCTCAAGGGCCTGGATGACCGAGGCTTCACCTTCTTCAGCAATTACGAAAGTGCCAAGGGGCAGCAACTGGGGGGCAACCCGCGCGCCGCCATGACCTTCTTCTGGCCGGCGCTGGAGCGCCAGGTTCGCATCGAGGGGCGGGTCGAGAAGGTTTCCGTGGAAGAATCCGCCGCCTACTACCGTGTGCGTCCGCTGGGCAGCCGCCTGGGCGCCTGGGCATCCCCGCAGAGCCGGGTGATCGATGGGCGTGGCGAGCTGGAACAATTGCTCGCGGATACCGAAAAGCGCTTCGCCGATTCAGCGCCGAGCTGTCCCGAATTCTGGGGCGGCTACCGGCTGATTCCCAGCCGCATCGAGTTCTGGCAGGGCCGCACGAGCCGCCTGCATGACCGTCTCAATTACCGCTTCGAGAACGGCGCCTGGGTCCGCGAGCGCCTCGCACCCTGA
- a CDS encoding GntP family permease codes for MGLVLILLALIAFIVLATTRLKLHPFLALLAAAFIAGFAYQVPSLEIVKTITGGFGAILGYIGIVIVLGTIIGVILERSGAAISMAEYVIRLLGERFPTLTMSIIGYLVSIPVFCDSGFVILNSLKNALAARMRVSSIAMSVALATGLYATHTFVPPTPGPIAAAGNLGLESSLGLVIAVGLLVAFVTAMAGMWWANRYVGRDVPLESEGHEEEEAVEFAELRARYGQLPGAGKAFAPILVPILLICLGSVAVFPSKPLGDGALFSAFSFLGQPVVALLVGLALSCTLLKPGQRRDDFQERVSDGLHAAAPILLITGAGGAFGAMLKVTPLGDYLGSTLSSLGIGLFMPFIVAAALKTAQGSTTVALVTTSALVAPLLGDLGLDSEMGRILVVMAIGAGSMTVSHANDSFFWVVTRFSRMSVSTAYRAQTAATLVQGVAGMLTVWLLSLVLL; via the coding sequence ATGGGACTGGTTCTGATTCTCCTGGCACTGATTGCCTTCATCGTCCTCGCCACCACACGGCTCAAGCTGCATCCCTTCCTCGCCCTGCTGGCGGCTGCCTTCATCGCCGGCTTTGCCTACCAGGTACCCAGCCTGGAAATCGTCAAGACCATCACCGGCGGCTTCGGTGCGATCCTTGGCTACATCGGCATTGTGATCGTGCTGGGCACCATCATCGGCGTCATCCTGGAGCGTAGCGGCGCGGCCATCAGCATGGCCGAGTATGTGATCAGGTTGCTGGGGGAGCGATTCCCCACGCTGACCATGTCGATCATCGGTTACCTGGTGTCGATCCCGGTGTTCTGCGATTCCGGCTTCGTCATCCTCAATTCGCTGAAGAATGCCCTGGCGGCCCGCATGCGTGTGTCCAGCATCGCCATGAGCGTTGCTCTGGCCACCGGCTTGTACGCCACCCACACCTTTGTGCCGCCGACTCCCGGACCTATCGCCGCCGCGGGGAACCTCGGGCTGGAATCGAGCCTTGGCCTGGTGATCGCCGTCGGTCTGCTGGTGGCCTTCGTCACCGCGATGGCGGGCATGTGGTGGGCCAATCGTTACGTGGGGCGCGATGTGCCGCTGGAATCCGAAGGCCATGAGGAAGAGGAGGCGGTCGAATTCGCTGAGCTGCGGGCTCGTTACGGCCAATTGCCCGGTGCCGGGAAAGCCTTCGCGCCGATTCTGGTGCCGATCCTGTTGATCTGCCTCGGCTCGGTGGCGGTGTTCCCCAGCAAGCCGCTGGGCGATGGCGCGCTGTTCTCGGCCTTCAGCTTCCTCGGCCAGCCAGTGGTGGCTCTGCTGGTGGGCCTGGCGCTTTCGTGCACCCTGCTCAAGCCGGGGCAGCGTCGCGATGACTTCCAGGAGCGGGTCTCCGACGGTCTGCATGCTGCCGCGCCGATCCTGCTGATCACTGGTGCTGGCGGGGCATTCGGCGCCATGCTGAAAGTCACTCCGCTGGGCGATTACCTGGGCAGTACCCTGTCCAGCCTGGGCATCGGCCTGTTCATGCCCTTCATCGTGGCCGCCGCGCTGAAAACCGCCCAGGGCTCGACCACGGTGGCGCTGGTCACCACCTCGGCGCTGGTGGCGCCGTTGCTGGGCGATCTGGGGCTGGACAGCGAGATGGGGCGCATTCTGGTGGTCATGGCCATCGGCGCTGGCAGCATGACGGTGTCCCATGCCAACGACAGCTTCTTCTGGGTAGTCACGCGCTTCAGCCGGATGAGCGTCTCCACCGCGTACCGCGCGCAGACTGCGGCGACGCTGGTGCAGGGCGTGGCGGGAATGCTGACGGTATGGCTGCTGAGCCTGGTGCTGTTGTGA
- a CDS encoding glycerate kinase: MKVVIAPDSFKESLCAPDAAQAIARGWLRARPSDELVLRPMADGGEGTVDAVLAAQPGERRECRVCGPLGLPVTAHWGWLNDATAVIEMAAASGLHWVPERKRDAARTTSRGTGELLREALQAGARKIILGLGGSATNDAGLGLLQALGVRFLDAQGAELGDGGAALATLESIDLSGLDPRLKQVEIEVAADVNNPLCGPRGASAVFGPQKGATPEQVEQLDEALRHFAAVAAKTLGEDHSLFPGVGAAGGLGFASRAFLKARFRPGIELVAELSGLEEAMQGAALAITGEGRLDGQSLHGKTPVGVARLAKRNGVPLIALAGSLGEGLAELREEGIEAAFSLVPGPVSLAQACAQAAPELENRAEALARFWSVAQAAR; the protein is encoded by the coding sequence ATGAAAGTTGTGATCGCTCCTGACTCCTTCAAGGAAAGCCTTTGCGCTCCGGATGCCGCGCAAGCCATCGCGCGTGGCTGGCTGCGTGCGCGGCCATCGGATGAACTCGTGCTGCGGCCGATGGCCGACGGCGGCGAGGGCACGGTGGATGCCGTGCTCGCCGCGCAGCCCGGAGAGCGGCGCGAATGCCGGGTCTGCGGTCCGCTCGGGCTGCCGGTGACCGCGCACTGGGGCTGGTTGAACGACGCGACGGCGGTGATCGAGATGGCCGCCGCCAGCGGTCTGCACTGGGTGCCTGAACGCAAGCGCGACGCGGCCCGCACTACCAGTCGTGGCACTGGCGAACTGTTGCGTGAGGCGCTGCAGGCCGGTGCCCGCAAGATCATTCTCGGGCTCGGTGGCAGCGCCACCAACGATGCCGGGCTGGGGCTGCTGCAGGCGCTGGGTGTGCGCTTCCTCGATGCCCAGGGGGCGGAGCTCGGTGATGGCGGGGCAGCTCTCGCCACGCTGGAGAGCATCGACCTGTCCGGGCTGGATCCACGCTTGAAGCAGGTAGAGATCGAAGTCGCCGCCGATGTGAACAATCCGTTGTGCGGTCCGCGCGGTGCGTCCGCGGTCTTCGGTCCGCAGAAGGGCGCCACTCCGGAGCAAGTGGAGCAACTGGATGAGGCACTGCGGCATTTCGCCGCTGTTGCCGCGAAAACCCTGGGCGAGGATCACAGCCTGTTCCCCGGCGTCGGTGCGGCGGGCGGGTTGGGCTTCGCCAGCCGCGCCTTCCTCAAGGCACGCTTCCGGCCGGGCATCGAGCTGGTCGCGGAGCTGTCCGGGCTGGAGGAGGCCATGCAGGGCGCCGCGCTGGCGATCACCGGCGAGGGGCGGCTGGATGGTCAGAGCCTGCACGGCAAGACGCCGGTTGGCGTGGCACGCCTCGCCAAACGCAACGGTGTGCCGCTGATAGCCCTTGCGGGCAGCCTGGGCGAAGGGCTGGCGGAGCTGCGTGAGGAAGGGATCGAGGCGGCGTTCAGCCTGGTGCCGGGGCCTGTCAGCCTGGCCCAGGCATGCGCGCAGGCCGCGCCGGAGCTGGAGAATCGCGCCGAGGCGCTGGCGCGATTCTGGTCCGTGGCTCAGGCTGCGCGGTAA
- a CDS encoding outer membrane lipoprotein: MRKSALFAVTFAALALTLGGCQSSLTGDTYTREEARTVQNVRMGTIQALRPVKIEGTKTPIGSVAGAAVGGIGGSAIGGGKGSYVTAIIGAVAGGLLGAATEEGLTRTQGVEITVREDDGSTRAYVQQVDEGAVFRVGERVRILTVNGTSRVSH; encoded by the coding sequence ATGCGTAAATCTGCCCTGTTCGCCGTGACGTTCGCTGCGCTGGCCCTGACCCTCGGTGGTTGCCAGTCCAGCCTGACTGGCGACACCTATACCCGCGAAGAAGCACGCACCGTGCAGAACGTTCGCATGGGTACCATCCAGGCCCTGCGGCCGGTCAAGATCGAAGGCACCAAGACGCCGATCGGCTCCGTTGCCGGCGCCGCAGTTGGCGGTATTGGCGGCAGCGCCATCGGGGGCGGCAAGGGGAGCTATGTCACCGCCATCATCGGCGCCGTGGCTGGCGGCCTGCTCGGTGCCGCTACCGAGGAAGGCCTGACCCGCACTCAGGGTGTGGAGATCACCGTTCGCGAGGACGACGGCAGCACCCGCGCCTACGTCCAGCAGGTCGACGAGGGCGCCGTGTTCCGAGTTGGCGAGCGTGTGCGCATCCTGACTGTCAACGGTACCAGCCGCGTCAGCCACTGA